The proteins below are encoded in one region of Cololabis saira isolate AMF1-May2022 chromosome 21, fColSai1.1, whole genome shotgun sequence:
- the dhrs7b gene encoding dehydrogenase/reductase SDR family member 7B, which produces MERVLGGGMLPLVLTSVGVLLLYRILVRLRKGVSVQGSVVVITGASSGLGKECARVFHAAGARLVLCGRDASRLQQVVQELSESSAGLQLQTFTPSTVVFDLANADAVGRAAEEILKCYGQVDVLINNAGVSYRGNILDTHISVQRDVMETNYFGPIALTQALLPDMVQRRSGHVVVISSVQGKIAIPYRSAYAASKHATQAYFDCLRAEVDRYGIPVTVISPGYIRTNLSLNAVTGDGSKYGVLDKTTVTGEDPTVVAHAVLKAVCQRSKDVVLAGSLPTVAVYLRTLWPALFFKLMASRARKEQKPKEE; this is translated from the exons ATGGAGCGTGTCCTGGGAGGAGGAATGCTTCCACTGGTTTTAACAAGCGTGGGAGTCTTGCTGTTGTACCGGATACTTGTCCGTCTCAGAAAAGGAGTTTCTGTGCAAGGTTCTGTCGTGGTCATAACAGGAGCCAGCTCCGGTCTTGGAAAAG AGTGTGCACGAGTCTTCCATGCTGCAGGCGCTCGACTTGTACTGTGTGGAAGAGATGCAAGCCGACTGCAACAGGTGGTCCAGGAGCTTTCAGAGAGTTCAGCAGGCTTGCAGCTGCAG ACTTTCACTCCCAGCACTGTTGTCTTCGATCTGGCAAATGCAGACGCGGTGGGCAGAGCTGCAGAGGAGATCCTGAAGTGTTACGGACAAGTGGATGTCCTCATTAACAATGCTGGAGTCAGTTACCGTGGCAACATACTGGACACCCACATCTCTGTTCAACGGGACGTTATGGAAACAAATTACTTTGGACCCATTGCTCTTACACAAG CCCTCCTGCCTGACATGGTTCAGAGACGCAGTGGCCATGTCGTGGTTATCAGCAGTGTACAGGGGAAGATAGCCATTCCTTACAGATCAGCCT ATGCAGCCTCCAAGCACGCCACCCAGGCCTACTTCGACTGCTTACGGGCAGAGGTCGACCGCTACGGGATCCCAGTGACGGTGATTAGTCCCGGGTACATCCGAACCAACCTGTCACTCAACGCCGTCACCGGAGATGGATCCAAGTATGGAG TTTTGGATAAAACCACAGTGACAGGTGAAGACCCCACAGTTGTAGCTCATGCAGTCCTAAAGGCTGTCTGTCAGAGAAGCAAAGACGTGGTTTTGGCTGGATCGCTGCCCACCGTGGCCGTCTACCTCCGCACGCTGTGGCCTGCACTCTTCTTCAAGCTCATGGCC